The sequence CTTGTCGCCGCTGTAATACGCAGCGTGAAGGTCCTCGCGGTCAAGCGGGCGCAGCGGCAGTTCCTCGTAATGGCTCACGATTAGGTGAGCCAGCGTGACCGCGCCCCGGGCGACGACCGGGGATACGAGGAAGCTCGGCAGGGTCCGGTACTCGAAGCCGCCATGCGGCTGGAGCCGGAAATCGCCGAGCACGCCGTAGCGGGGGCGCCGGCCTCCGGCCCGGGCGTCCTCCAGCAGTGCGATGGGCAGCGCGAGATAGTTGTCGAGCGCGCGCAGCAGCGGCGCCGTCAGCGTGACGCCGCTGAAGTGCAAATGCCCGCCGAGGGCCCAGCCCCTCAGCGGCATGCCGCCCGCCCGCCAGCTTATGCTGCGGTCGGCAATGAGCCGGTCCGCCTCCATCGCGGCGGACCTCAGCTGCGCCAGCAGCGCGCGCGGCTCCCCGCGCGGCCGGGGGCGCAGCTCCGCCACCGGGAACGCGCCGCGCGTTCCCGGCGGTCCGGCGTCGCAGCCGGCGACGCCGTCCGTAGGCAGGTACCGCGACGCGGGCACGACGCGGCCGGTGGACTCCCGGAGCAGGAGGAACTCCGGGTCCATGCCCATGACGAGGTCAGGCCGCCCGGGCCGTTCCCTCTGTAGTGCCCGCTGCAGCGCGGCAGCCGCCGAGCGGTAAGGCTCGGGCATCACGCCGCCGGCAGAAAGCGCCAGCGGTGTGATGCCCTCTACCGTATACCGCCGCTCTCCCT is a genomic window of Paenibacillus durus ATCC 35681 containing:
- a CDS encoding putative amidoligase domain-containing protein — its product is MKDGSEIYHALTPEGRERRLRRSGISASLVIGGGTRSPEAGSQSAETGGRDRGFGRAGASAKEHYRQRYRVKVYNLTPLEITPLGAGLGMKPAAAALTARPRRRSSAGRVRAEDPAGYAALPFLERGSLPKRLGSLAAKTLYCLGLDSGEVLLAAQGERRYTVEGITPLALSAGGVMPEPYRSAAAALQRALQRERPGRPDLVMGMDPEFLLLRESTGRVVPASRYLPTDGVAGCDAGPPGTRGAFPVAELRPRPRGEPRALLAQLRSAAMEADRLIADRSISWRAGGMPLRGWALGGHLHFSGVTLTAPLLRALDNYLALPIALLEDARAGGRRPRYGVLGDFRLQPHGGFEYRTLPSFLVSPVVARGAVTLAHLIVSHYEELPLRPLDREDLHAAYYSGDKPPLRAAFAPLTAQLRALAGYAAAADAVEPLLRHIDAGRSWDETRNVRRLWCGEQAP